Within the Thermanaeromonas toyohensis ToBE genome, the region GTGCCTGAGGCAGGTTTATTACCCAAAGTTTTTCTCCCTGTTCGCCTTTCAAACTCCTTTATAATTTCTTTGGGAAAACCGGCTGGGTAAGTAGGAAAAGGTTTTGTAAGCCAAAGCCCGGCTAATTCCCAGTGCCCAGTTGTGGTATCTTTCCCGGCCGATTTTTCGGCCATCTTGCCATAGGCCCCTATAGGATTTTTACTTGGAGGTATACTCGGTAGCTGAATTATATGGCCTAGACCAAGACGTTCTAAATTTGGTAGTCTAATCTTAGTTATTGCAGAGATATGCGCCAAGGTATTAACTCCAATATCTTTATAGCGAAAAGCGTCGGGTAATTCTCCTACTCCTACGCCATCTAGCACTATTAATAAAACTCTTTGGAACATAGGCACCCCAGCGTTTCTTCTTTACCTCTTTCGCACTACATAAAACCTAAATTTAGTAGCATTAAAGTAGTTAGAGGAATATAAAATAGGTGTATTAGATTCGTCAAAATGTACTTGTTCTAAGAGAAGTAGGATATCTCCCTTTTTAAACTTCAACTTTTTTTCCGCCACAGTTTCATGTTTTAACGGTATAATCTCCGCTAAAGCATGCGTGATTCTAACATTGCAGAAGGATTCCAGAAAATCGAAAAGGGATTCTTCAACTTGAGGTAGTGTAGGGCCAATAATACTCTCTGGCAATCTATCTATACAATAAACTACGGGTATACCATCAGCTGTCCTGACTCTCTCTATCCGGTAGATTAAACTTCCTGGATTTATACCTAGATACTGAGCCTCATTATCCCGCGCCGGGACTTTTTCTACTTTAAAATCTAGAGTCCCAGGAACTCTCCCCTGCCTTCTTATAAGGGAAGTGACGCTAAAAAGTTCTTCCAGTCCACCTTCAATTAACGGTCTTCTTTTAACAAAGGTACCCAGGCCTTGGTGTTTAATAATAAGACCTTCTTCTTCTAAAATCCGCAAGGCCTCGCGCAAGGTTACCCTGCTTACCCCGAAGCTTTTAGCTAATACCGTCTCTGAAGGCAGCTGTTGCCCCTCTTGCCACTCCCCTCTTTTTATCTTCTCCTTGATTTCTCTTAGCACAATTTCATAAAGCGGTCTCCTATCAACTAACGCCACCTTAAGAAACCACCTCCTCCGTTTTATCCCTCATCGCGGCCATAAGGTATTCCATCAGCAGCCGGTGGCCTGGCTTTAAGAAATACGCCCGCCAAGACTACCAGAGTTAAAACATAAGGGATCATTTTGATAAATTGGTAAGGAACAAAGCCGCTCTCTACCACTCGCAGGCTTAAAGCTTCCGCAAACCCAAAAAGTAAAGCTGCCCACATAGCTCCTACTGGCGACCAATTACCAAAAATCATAGCCGCCAGTCCTATATAACCCTTGCCCTGGGTCATCCCCTCTACATACATGCCTGTGTGCTCGATGGAAAGATAGGCCCCGGCCAGGCCAGCTAAAATCCCGCTAATGAGCACGCCGCTATAGCGGAACAGATATACATTGATCCCCAGAGTATCGGCAGCCAAGGGATTTTCGCCCACTGAGCGCAGCCTCAATCCAAACACTGTCTTTTGAATAACCCAGTAACTTACAGGGACCAAAACAAATCCTAGTACTATCAGGGGTGATAGGTTGGTAAAGAGAACACCAAGATAGGGTATCCTATCCAGCAATGGAATATTTAGGGGGCTAAAGCTATCTACATGGGGGCTCATGGTCGCTTTCTCAAAAAGGGCAAGGCAAGAAAACCTGGCCGCCCCATAGGCCAAGATATTTAAAGCCACGCCACTCACGATTTGATCCACCCGGAAAGTCACGGTGACCAGGGCATGGATAAAGGCTAATACCACAGAAGCAAAAATGGCCAGCAGCACTCCCACCAAGGGCCCATAATAATAGGTGCCTACCGCGCCCCAGAAGGAGCCCGTAATCATCATCCCTTCCAGTGCTATATTAACTATCCCACTCCGTTCGGAATACACTGCTCCTAAGGCTGCTAAAAGAATAGGGATGGTTAGCCGTATAGATGAAGCCAATAACTCCACGATGCTCATATCTTAAGCTGCCTCCTTCTTTTCCATCCGCCGGATGTAGCGGCCCAAAACCTCAGAAACCACTACAATGCTTAAAATCATAATGCCTTGAAGGATAATAACGGTATCCATGGGAACTCCTTCAAAAGCCTGCACTCCCTCAGCCCCCCGGTTTAAGAAAGCAAAAAGTATAGCCGCCAGAATAATCCCTAAGGGGTGATTTTTGCCCATAAGGGCTACAGCGATCCCGGTAAACCCGTAGCCTTTAGGGAAATCAAGATCTAGATAGCCAAAATAAGAAAGCAAATCGCTTAAGCCCGTCAAACCCGCTATAGCCCCGCTTAAAAGAAAGGCTTTTACATAAATGGAGGTAGGATTTATCCCCGCTGCTTCTGCAGCAGCAGGGTTTAACCCTACAGCCCTTAATTCATATCCAAAAGGTGTGCGCCATATTAGGAAATACACGCCTAATGCTGTAAGCAAAGCAAGAGGGAAGAACCAGTTAAGATATACATGCTTAGGCAAATCTATGCCGAAAAGGGCCAAGAAACTATGCATCTTGGGCATCAAAGCTGTAGGAGCTAATTTAGGCATTCGTACTAAAGAGCTCCCCACACCAGGAGCCAATCCTGGCTGCTTGTCTAAGAATATATCGGCAATAAAATAGTGAATCAAAGCTAAGGAAATATAATTTAACATAATAGTGCTTATCACTTCATGTACCTGTCGCTTCACCTTTAAATAAATAGGAAGAATGGTCCACAGCATACCGCCTAAGCTGGCCATTAAGATAACAAGCGGCAGATGTAGCTCAAAGGGCAATCCTTTTATACTAAAACCGGCTAGGGCAGCCAAAAAAGCACCTATTAAATACTGGCCTTCTACTCCAATATTAAAAAGTCCCGCCTTAAAGCCTACAGCTACTGCCAGGCCTGAAAAGATTAAAGGGGTGGCCCCAAACAAAATTATGGCTATACTATCCAGCCGGCTAAAGCCGAAGGTAAACATGGTAGAGTAAACTTTTAAAGGGTCCTTTTTGATTAATAAGATAACCAGTGCTCCTATAAAAGTGGCCACTAAAATAGCAAGCAAAGGAGCAGTTAAGTGGAAAAATAAATACTTGGCCTTTTTAAGCTTCATCAGCTAGTCTCCTCACTTTCTCCTCCTGCGACTTCAACTTGGCACCTAACATAAAATGACCAATCTCTTCTATGCTAACTTCTCCGGGGACGAACTCGGCCACGAGTTCTCCATTATACATCACGCCCACCCGGTCGCTAAGGGAAAGCACCTCGCTTAAATCAGCTGAAACGAGCAAAACAGCGCATCCTTTTTCCCTAGCTTTTAAAAGTTGCTGGTGAACAAATTCAGTAGCTCCTATATCCAAGCCTCGCGTGGGTTGGGAAGCAATAATTAGTTGCGGTTCCCAATCTAATTCCCGTCCCAAGATTACCTTTTGCTGGTTTCCTCCAGATAGGTTCCTTATGGGCAATTCCATAGAACTTAAGCGCACATCAAATTTCTTAATGATTTTATCAGCATACTGCCGAATAGAAGCAAACTTTAAAGAAAAGGGGGAGGAAAAAATACTCAACCGGTGTCTCCCAAGGATGGCATTTTCCCATACACTCATCGGAAGGATAAGTCCTCTATGATGGCGATCTTCGGGTATATAGCCCGTACCTAGGGATTTTATCTCGGCTACTGTCTTGTTATTAACTGCCTGGCCGGAAATTAAAATTCGGCCTTCCACAGGTTTCTTAAGGCCCACCAGGGCTTCTACCAGTTCCGATTGCCCGTTCCCTTCAATTCCCGCAATACCATATATCTCCCCATCCCTTATGCTAAAACTTACTCCTTTCACGGCAACGCGGCCTGAACTGCCTAAAACAACTAGCTTCTCTACTTTTAGCCTTTCCTGACCTGGCTTAACCGGAGCTTTGACCAAATTCAAAAATACGGGACGGCCTACCATCATCTCCGAAAGCTTTGCTTTATCTGTATCCTTAGCTAGAACTGTCCCCATAAGCTTCCCCTGGCGCAATACAGAAATCCGATCAGCTATCTCTAAAACTTCTTCCAGCTTATGGCTTATAAATATAATAGTCTTGCCTTCGTTTTTAAGATGCCTAAGATTAACAAAAAGCTCCTTTACTTCCTGAGGAGCTAAAACGGCCGTGGGCTCATCCAGTATCAATATCTTAGCTCCCCGGTAAAGAACTTTTAGAATTTCCACCCTTTGCTGCTGACCTACAGAAAGGTTTTCTACCCGAGCATTAAGATCCAAGGCAAACTCGTAACGCTCACACATCTCTTTTACCTGCTGGTAGGCCGCTTTTTCTTTTAAGACCCCTACCGTAGCAACTTCTGCCCCCAAGATAATATTCTCTAAAACTGTAAACCGAGGGATTAACATAAAATGCTGATGCACCATACCGATGCCCAAACTTATAGCTCTCCGCGGGCTAACTATATTAACTTTTTTGCCCTCTAGATAAATCTGGCCTTTATCGGGTTGGTAAAGCCCGCATAAGATCTTCATCAAGGTGCTTTTACCCGCGCCATTTTCCCCTACTATGGCATGGATTTCACCTTTGGCTATCTCCAGGGTAATATTATCATTGGCCACAATACCAGGAAATCTCTTGGTAATCCCTTCTAACTTGATGCTTATCATAAAGGCATCCCTTTCACTATATTTAATTGATCGAGGTGGTGGGAAGACACCCCCACCACCTCACTATCTTGGAAAACTTCCTATTTAGAAAGCTTATTCTCAAACTCGCTTAATTCTTGCTTACTAGCAGGAACCTTTATTTCACCTGTTTCGATCTTCTTCTTTAATTCTTCCAGTTTCCCCTTTATATCTTTGAGCATTTCCTCGTTATACTGATTAACCGCATACCCTACTCCATTCTCAGCTATGCCAAAAATACGATATCCGCCTTTAAATTTATTTTCCAAGGTAGCCTTAATGGTATCATATACCGCGACATCTACTCTTTTGAGCATGCTCGTCAAAATGTAAGGCCTCTGATCCGGTTTAGCGGTTAACGACTGGTCGGAATCGACACCTATGACTAATTTCTTTTGGGAGGCAGCCGCCTCTATCACCCCTACCCCTGAAGCGCCGGAGGCATGATAAATAACATCAGCGCCGTTCTTAATCTGGGAAAGGGCTAATTCTTTACCTTTAACAGGATCCTTAAAAGCTTCACCAGTGGTACCTATATAGTCGGAAAGGACTTCGATCTTCGGATTTATATATTTAGCTCCTGCAATATAACCTGCTTCAAATTTTTCAATAAGAGGTATCTTCATACCCCCGATGAAACCTATTTTATTGGTCTTAGTCTTTAAGGCAGCAGCAGCCCCCACCAAGAAGGAACCCTCGTTTTCTTTAAACAATAAACAACTGACATTGGAATCTTCTTTTAAATCAGGTATATACCCGTCGATTAAGCCAAACTTT harbors:
- a CDS encoding ABC transporter permease; amino-acid sequence: MSIVELLASSIRLTIPILLAALGAVYSERSGIVNIALEGMMITGSFWGAVGTYYYGPLVGVLLAIFASVVLAFIHALVTVTFRVDQIVSGVALNILAYGAARFSCLALFEKATMSPHVDSFSPLNIPLLDRIPYLGVLFTNLSPLIVLGFVLVPVSYWVIQKTVFGLRLRSVGENPLAADTLGINVYLFRYSGVLISGILAGLAGAYLSIEHTGMYVEGMTQGKGYIGLAAMIFGNWSPVGAMWAALLFGFAEALSLRVVESGFVPYQFIKMIPYVLTLVVLAGVFLKARPPAADGIPYGRDEG
- a CDS encoding ABC transporter ATP-binding protein, whose protein sequence is MISIKLEGITKRFPGIVANDNITLEIAKGEIHAIVGENGAGKSTLMKILCGLYQPDKGQIYLEGKKVNIVSPRRAISLGIGMVHQHFMLIPRFTVLENIILGAEVATVGVLKEKAAYQQVKEMCERYEFALDLNARVENLSVGQQQRVEILKVLYRGAKILILDEPTAVLAPQEVKELFVNLRHLKNEGKTIIFISHKLEEVLEIADRISVLRQGKLMGTVLAKDTDKAKLSEMMVGRPVFLNLVKAPVKPGQERLKVEKLVVLGSSGRVAVKGVSFSIRDGEIYGIAGIEGNGQSELVEALVGLKKPVEGRILISGQAVNNKTVAEIKSLGTGYIPEDRHHRGLILPMSVWENAILGRHRLSIFSSPFSLKFASIRQYADKIIKKFDVRLSSMELPIRNLSGGNQQKVILGRELDWEPQLIIASQPTRGLDIGATEFVHQQLLKAREKGCAVLLVSADLSEVLSLSDRVGVMYNGELVAEFVPGEVSIEEIGHFMLGAKLKSQEEKVRRLADEA
- a CDS encoding GntR family transcriptional regulator, with product MALVDRRPLYEIVLREIKEKIKRGEWQEGQQLPSETVLAKSFGVSRVTLREALRILEEEGLIIKHQGLGTFVKRRPLIEGGLEELFSVTSLIRRQGRVPGTLDFKVEKVPARDNEAQYLGINPGSLIYRIERVRTADGIPVVYCIDRLPESIIGPTLPQVEESLFDFLESFCNVRITHALAEIIPLKHETVAEKKLKFKKGDILLLLEQVHFDESNTPILYSSNYFNATKFRFYVVRKR
- a CDS encoding BMP family lipoprotein; the encoded protein is MRLKLVGWLTVLLLIVSVILAGCGQKTASNQGSSQEGAKGTKPLRVGLVFDVGGRGDLSFNDAAYAGLEKAKKDFGDKIEIKYLEPSAGGENREQLLRLLAEDKYDLIFGVGFMFTDHIKKVSNEFPQTKFGLIDGYIPDLKEDSNVSCLLFKENEGSFLVGAAAALKTKTNKIGFIGGMKIPLIEKFEAGYIAGAKYINPKIEVLSDYIGTTGEAFKDPVKGKELALSQIKNGADVIYHASGASGVGVIEAAASQKKLVIGVDSDQSLTAKPDQRPYILTSMLKRVDVAVYDTIKATLENKFKGGYRIFGIAENGVGYAVNQYNEEMLKDIKGKLEELKKKIETGEIKVPASKQELSEFENKLSK
- a CDS encoding ABC transporter permease; the encoded protein is MKLKKAKYLFFHLTAPLLAILVATFIGALVILLIKKDPLKVYSTMFTFGFSRLDSIAIILFGATPLIFSGLAVAVGFKAGLFNIGVEGQYLIGAFLAALAGFSIKGLPFELHLPLVILMASLGGMLWTILPIYLKVKRQVHEVISTIMLNYISLALIHYFIADIFLDKQPGLAPGVGSSLVRMPKLAPTALMPKMHSFLALFGIDLPKHVYLNWFFPLALLTALGVYFLIWRTPFGYELRAVGLNPAAAEAAGINPTSIYVKAFLLSGAIAGLTGLSDLLSYFGYLDLDFPKGYGFTGIAVALMGKNHPLGIILAAILFAFLNRGAEGVQAFEGVPMDTVIILQGIMILSIVVVSEVLGRYIRRMEKKEAA